Part of the Azospirillum formosense genome is shown below.
CGCTACGGCATTCCCGACCGCCGCGGTCTCGTCATCCGCCGGCACCCGCCGGGCGCACCCGCCCCGGATTTGGAGCGGGCGGCGCCGGACGAAACGCGTCGTTAGTTAGGAGGCGGCCTTCGCCGCCAGCGCCTTCTCGATGGCCTCGACCGCGGCGGGCGCCAGCGCGGCGTCCGGACCGCCGGCCTGCGCCATGTCCGGACGGCCACCGCCGCCCTTGCCGCCCAGAGCCTCGGCGCCCACGCGCACCAGATCGACGGCGCTGATCCTGGCCGTCAGGTCGTCGGTGACGCCGACCACAATGGACGCCTTGCCCTCGTTGGAGGCGATCAGAACGACGACGCCGGAACCGACCTGCTTCTTCAGCTCGTCGGCCATCGGCTTCAGGTCCTTGGCGGGCAGGCCCTCGACAACGCGGGCGGCGTACTTGATGCCCGCGACGTCCTTGGCCTCGTTGCCGCCGTCCGCCTTGGCGCCGCCGCCCATCGCCACCTGACGGCGGAGTTCGGCCAGCTCGCGCTCCATCTTCTTGCGCTCGTCGACCAGCGCGGCGAGGCGCGTCGGGACGTCCTCCGGACGGACCTTCAGGACGGACGCCGCCTCGGTCAGCAGATGGTCGCGCTCCGACAGCCACGCCTTGGCGCCGGTGCCGGTCAGCGCCTCGATGCGGCGCACGCCGGCGGCGACAGCGCCCTCGGCGACGATCTTGAACAGGCCGATGTCACCGGTGCGGCGGACGTGCGTGCCGCCGCACAGCTCGATCGAGTAGTCGCGGTCCAGCTCGCCGTGCGGGCCGCCCATGGAAACGACGCGCACCTCGTCGCCGTACTTCTCGCCGAACAGGGCCATGGCGCCGGACGCGCGGGCCTCGTCCGGGGACATCAGGCGGGTCACGACCTCGCTGTTGCCGAGGATGCGGCGGTTCACCTCGTCCTCGACCGCGGCGATGTCCGCCGGGGTCAGGCCGGTCGGCTGGCTGATGTCGAAGCGCAGGCGCTCCTGCGCGACCAGCGAGCCCTTCTGGGTGACGTGCTCGCCCAGGCGGCGGCGCAGCGCCTCGTGCAGCAGGTGGGTGGCCGAGTGGTTGGCGCGGATGGCCGACCGGCGCTCCGTGTCGACGCGCAGTTCCACCACGTCGCCGACCTTCAGCGTGCCCTTGGTGACCGTGCCGACATGGGCCCAGACGGCGCCCAGCTTCTTCTGGGTGTCGGAGACGACGACCTCGGTGCCCTCGGCGGAGAAGATCACGCCGGCGTCGCCGACCTGACCGCCCGACTCGCCGTAGAAGGGCGTCTGGTTCACGATGACCAGCACCTCGTCGCCGGCGGCGGCCTGCTCGACGCGGGCGTCGCCCTTGACGATGGCGGTCACCTTGCCCTCGGCGACCTCGGTGTCGTAGCCGAAGAACTCCGTGGCGCCCAGTTCGTCCTTCAGCTCGTACCACAGCTTCTCGGTCGCGGCCTCGCCGGAACCGGCCCAGGATTCGCGGGCCTTGCGGCGCTGCTCGTCCATCGCCGTCTTGAAGCCGGCCTCATCGACCGGGCGGCCCTGGGTGCGCAGCACGTCCTGCGTCAGGTCGAGCGGGAAGCCGTAGGTGTCGTACAGCTTGAAGGCGACGTCGCCGGGCAGCGGCTGCCCCTCGCCCAGGCGGCCGACCTCGTCCTCCAGCAGGCGCAGGCCGCGCTCCAGCGTCTGCTTGAAGCGGGTCTCCTCCAGCTTCAGCGTCTCGACGATCAGGGCGCGGGCGCGGTTCAGCTCCGGATAGGCGTCGCCCATCTGCTGGATCAGCGCCGGGACGAGGCGGTGCATCAGCGGCTCGGCAGCCCCGATCATGTGGGCGTGGCGCATGGCGCGGCGCATGATGCGGCGC
Proteins encoded:
- the alaS gene encoding alanine--tRNA ligase, producing MKTANDIRRTFLDFFAKNGHQIVESSPLVPRNDPTLMFTNAGMVQFKNVFTGAEQRPYSRATTSQKCVRAGGKHNDLDNVGYTARHHTFFEMLGNFSFGDYFKDDAIAFAWNLVTKEFGLPADKLLVTVHSSDEDAAGIWRKVAGLSDDRIIRIPTDDNFWRMGDTGPCGPCSEIFFDHGPHIAGGPPGSPDQDGDRFIEIWNLVFMQYEQRGPDDLIALPKPSIDTGMGLERLAAVLQGKHDNYDIDLMRALIVASAEATKTAPDGAHAVSHRVIADHLRSCSFLIADGVLPSNEGRGYVLRRIMRRAMRHAHMIGAAEPLMHRLVPALIQQMGDAYPELNRARALIVETLKLEETRFKQTLERGLRLLEDEVGRLGEGQPLPGDVAFKLYDTYGFPLDLTQDVLRTQGRPVDEAGFKTAMDEQRRKARESWAGSGEAATEKLWYELKDELGATEFFGYDTEVAEGKVTAIVKGDARVEQAAAGDEVLVIVNQTPFYGESGGQVGDAGVIFSAEGTEVVVSDTQKKLGAVWAHVGTVTKGTLKVGDVVELRVDTERRSAIRANHSATHLLHEALRRRLGEHVTQKGSLVAQERLRFDISQPTGLTPADIAAVEDEVNRRILGNSEVVTRLMSPDEARASGAMALFGEKYGDEVRVVSMGGPHGELDRDYSIELCGGTHVRRTGDIGLFKIVAEGAVAAGVRRIEALTGTGAKAWLSERDHLLTEAASVLKVRPEDVPTRLAALVDERKKMERELAELRRQVAMGGGAKADGGNEAKDVAGIKYAARVVEGLPAKDLKPMADELKKQVGSGVVVLIASNEGKASIVVGVTDDLTARISAVDLVRVGAEALGGKGGGGRPDMAQAGGPDAALAPAAVEAIEKALAAKAAS